In Thermococcus sp. M36, the DNA window AAAAATTAATGAGTTAATTGAAAAAGAAACTGCAGCATTGCGTTATCCATCCTTACGTTTTAATACCGGTATAAACTTCGGAAGAACAGAAAGTGCAGCCGGACAAACCTTACTAAACCAAAGCTACGGGCCATTTGCTGGCTTAAGTGTTACTGTCCCTATTTATAATGGCGGTATTTATAAAAAGCAACAACAGATTGCATCTGTTAATACCAAAATTGCTAAAACACAAAAGCAGAGTTTATTGTTAAATTTACAGAACGAT includes these proteins:
- a CDS encoding TolC family protein, whose product is MKLDEVLNAINTNSYLMAADEQIKINELIEKETAALRYPSLRFNTGINFGRTESAAGQTLLNQSYGPFAGLSVTVPIYNGGIYKKQQQIASVNTKIAKTQKQSLLLNLQND